Proteins co-encoded in one Quercus robur chromosome 8, dhQueRobu3.1, whole genome shotgun sequence genomic window:
- the LOC126694042 gene encoding subtilisin-like protease SBT5.4, producing MALSFLPSLLLSLVVFFLLHTTTNGAKKSYIVYMGAQSHLFDASLQELDSVTNSHLDLLGSFVGSTLKAKDAIIYSYTRHINGFAAMLDEKEATQIAKDPKVISVFPNLPRKLHTTRSWEFLGLTKDGQIPDSSAWKAGRYGEDVVIGTIDTGAWPESKSFQDKGYGPIPAKWRGICQPGYKDGFRCNRKLIGVRYFNKGYAAALRTPLNESLNSARDLEGHGTHTLSTAGGNFVPHTSILNIANGTASGGSPRARVAAYKVCWPETETTGGCYDADIMAAVDAAISDGVDVLSMSIGGVGGTEFFRDGVSISSFHAVKNNIAVVCSAGNSGPILQTVTNVAPWIFTVGASTTDRNLANYVSLGNKKQIEGVSLSALGVPGGKFYPLISAANANIANVSTTSALLCNAGSLDPIKVKGKIVLCLRGENARLDKGSECLRAGAVGMILANNVTDGNDLSADPHVLPASHINYIDGQIIFAYLNRTKNPTASVTDVKTLLGVKPAPFMAAFSSRGPSNIEPTILKPDITGPGVSILAAFTEAVSPTGLDNDKRRFPYSILSGTSMSCPHVAGIVGLLKTRYPLWSPSAIKSALMTTAKTRDNTRKSILDSSIAKATPFAYGSGHVNPNRAMDPGLVYDTTTEDYLNFLCARGYNDTMIRLFSQKPYSCPDTFGLEDFNYPSIAVPNIQARKVTLTRTVTNVGSPGTYKVRVRQPFAVFVTVKPSVLEFKTTGEKKTFQVIITPNFAKLGTRAGYVFGDMIWSDGKHSVRSPIAVNLAS from the exons atggccCTTTCTTTTCTACCCTCGCTTCTTTTATCCcttgttgttttctttcttttgcataCCACCACCAATGGCGCTAAAAAG TCTTATATTGTGTACATGGGAGCACAATCGCATCTATTCGATGCTTCATTGCAAGAACTTGACAGTGTGACGAATTCTCATTTAGACTTGCTTGGATCATTCGTAGGaag TACTTTGAAGGCTAAGGATGCAATCATTTACTCTTATACAAGACATATCAATGGTTTTGCTGCAATGCTTGATGAGAAAGAAGCAACACAGATTGCAA AGGATCCAAAAGTAATATCAGTCTTCCCAAACCTACCAAGAAAACTGCACACAACCCGGTCATGGGAATTTCTTGGGCTTACTAAAGATGGACAAATTCCTGATTCATCAGCATGGAAAGCAGGGAGGTATGGTGAGGACGTAGTCATTGGAACCATTGACACCG GTGCTTGGCCGGAATCAAAGAGCTTCCAAGATAAGGGGTATGGTCCCATCCCTGCCAAATGGCGTGGCATCTGTCAACCTGGCTATAAAGATGGCTTTCGTTGCAAcag GAAGTTGATTGGAGTTCGGTACTTCAACAAAGGTTATGCTGCAGCATTAAGAACTCCTCTTAACGAATCCCTTAACTCTGCTCGTGATCTGGAGGGCCATGGCACCCATACCTTATCTACCGCTGGTGGTAACTTTGTACCGCACACTAGCATTCTTAACATTGCCAATGGCACAGCTTCAGGTGGATCACCAAGAGCCCGTGTGGCTGCCTACAAGGTCTGCTGGCCAGAAACCGAGACTACTGGCGGGTGCTATGATGCAGATATCATGGCTGCCGTTGATGCGGCAATAAGTGATGGTGTTGATGTGCTCTCAATGTCTATTGGTGGCGTTGGTGGCACTGAATTTTTCAGGGATGGGGTATCAATAAGTTCCTTCCATGCTGTTAAGAATAATATTGCTGTGGTTTGCTCAGCTGGCAATTCTGGACCAATTCTGCAGACTGTAACAAATGTGGCTCCATGGATTTTCACAGTTGGGGCTAGTACAACAGACAGGAATCTTGCTAACTATGTTTCTCTTGGCAACAAGAAGCAAATCGAG GGAGTAAGTCTTTCAGCTTTAGGTGTGCCAGGTGGAAAGTTCTATCCATTGATCAGTGCTGCAAATGCCAATATTGCAAACGTATCCACCACATCCGC TCTGCTTTGTAATGCTGGAAGTCTTGATCCCATAAAGGTGAAAGGCAAGATTGTGTTGTGTCTACGAGGGGAGAATGCAAGACTTGATAAGGGCAGTGAGTGTCTTAGGGCAGGTGCTGTAGGTATGATATTGGCTAATAATGTGACTGATGGGAATGATCTTTCAGCTGATCCTCATGTGCTACCTGCTTCACATATAAACTATATTGATGGCCAAATTATATTTGCTTACCTTAACAGAACCAA GAACCCCACTGCTTCCGTTACTGATGTAAAGACACTATTAGGAGTAAAGCCAGCCCCATTTATGGCTGCATTCTCATCTAGGGGACCCAGTAACATTGAGCCAACAATTCTCAAG CCTGATATCACTGGACCAGGAGTGAGCATACTTGCTGCTTTCACCGAAGCAGTAAGTCCCACTGGATTAGATAATGACAAACGCCGGTTTCCTTACTCTATACTCTCTGGCACTTCCATGTCATGTCCTCATGTTGCTGGCATTGTTGGCCTTCTCAAAACACGGTACCCTCTCTGGAGTCCGTCAGCTATCAAATCTGCACTCATGACTACAG CAAAAACCCGAGATAACACCAGGAAGTCAATTCTGGACTCATCCATTGCCAAGGCGACACCATTTGCCTATGGTTCAGGACATGTGAACCCAAACCGTGCAATGGACCCTGGACTCGTTTATGACACTACCACTGAAGATTACTTGAATTTCTTATGTGCTCGTGGCTACAATGATACCATGATCCGATTATTTTCTCAGAAGCCTTATTCATGTCCCGATACTTTCGGTCTAGAGGACTTCAACTACCCTTCAATCGCAGTTCCTAACATCCAAGCACGCAAGGTGACTCTTACTAGAACAGTAACTAACGTTGGTTCTCCAGGCACATACAAAGTGCGTGTTAGGCAACCCTTTGCAGTTTTTGTCACTGTCAAACCTAGTGTTTTGGAGTTCAAGACAACTGGTGAAAAGAAGACCTTCCAGGTTATTATTACGCCCAATTTTGCCAAATTAGGCACTAGAGCCGGCTATGTATTTGGAGATATGATTTGGTCAGACGGCAAGCACTCAGTTAGGAGTCCTATTGCAGTGAATCTTGCTagctag